One stretch of Corallococcus exiguus DNA includes these proteins:
- the rfbC gene encoding dTDP-4-dehydrorhamnose 3,5-epimerase, translating to MKVTPLAIPDVLLIEPKVFGDDRGFFLESFHAKRYADVGVVGPFVQDNLSRSVKGTLRGLHFQEPNAQGKLVQCLAGAVWDVAVDIRKGSPTFGRWVAAELTGENKHQLWVPAGLAHGFCVVSDSADFFYKCTALYSPESEQSVAWDDPDLAIPWPVKQPLLSAKDQRAPRLKDAPVLPVF from the coding sequence GTGAAGGTGACCCCGCTGGCGATTCCGGACGTCCTGCTCATCGAGCCGAAGGTGTTCGGCGACGACCGGGGCTTCTTCCTCGAGTCCTTCCACGCGAAGCGCTACGCGGACGTGGGGGTGGTCGGCCCGTTCGTGCAGGACAACCTGTCGCGCTCGGTGAAGGGCACGCTGCGAGGCCTGCACTTCCAGGAGCCGAACGCGCAGGGCAAGTTGGTGCAGTGCCTGGCGGGCGCGGTGTGGGACGTGGCGGTGGACATCCGCAAGGGGTCCCCCACGTTCGGCCGCTGGGTGGCCGCGGAGCTGACGGGCGAAAACAAGCATCAGCTCTGGGTGCCCGCGGGCTTGGCGCACGGGTTCTGCGTGGTGAGCGACTCGGCGGACTTCTTCTACAAGTGCACCGCGCTGTACTCCCCGGAGTCCGAGCAGAGCGTCGCCTGGGATGATCCAGACCTGGCCATCCCGTGGCCGGTGAAGCAGCCGCTCTTGTCGGCGAAGGATCAGCGCGCGCCCCGGTTGAAGGACGCGCCCGTGCTGCCCGTTTTCTAA
- a CDS encoding YihY/virulence factor BrkB family protein: protein MVLPGRGMSWKEFFKSLKNEWGRDNVGNVAGALTFSAIMALFPFLLFLVSLAGVLIDPHQAQQLIQELSKVAPQEVTKILGERLEALASSNPVGLLTIGGVGAIWAASGGVVALMDALNTVYGVTEKRPFWKKRGLALLTTLGTAVTVVLAALVAIVTPAIANRLGEPFTGIVLWLRMPVAGLLMMMLLAVLYYVLPDVKQKFKFITPGSVVSVLIWVIASWGFSKYVANFGSYDVNYGAIGGVIVMLLWMQISCMVVLLGAEINGILEHKSPDGKAPGSRDPDAPGPNVTKTEAEEKGANLPGSTDFRPVPPQPRYENRPVPLSKTPLAAAAKWAAGVGLGVFLMRRKSTAR, encoded by the coding sequence ATGGTCCTGCCCGGCAGGGGAATGAGTTGGAAGGAGTTCTTCAAGTCCCTCAAGAATGAGTGGGGGCGCGACAACGTGGGCAACGTCGCGGGAGCGCTGACGTTCTCCGCCATCATGGCGCTGTTCCCGTTCCTGCTGTTCCTCGTGTCACTGGCCGGTGTGTTGATTGATCCGCACCAGGCGCAGCAGCTCATCCAGGAGCTGTCGAAGGTGGCGCCCCAGGAGGTGACGAAGATCCTGGGCGAGCGGCTGGAGGCGCTGGCGAGCAGCAATCCGGTGGGGCTCTTGACGATCGGTGGCGTGGGCGCCATCTGGGCCGCCTCCGGCGGTGTGGTGGCGCTGATGGATGCGCTCAACACTGTCTACGGCGTGACGGAGAAGCGCCCGTTCTGGAAGAAGCGCGGCCTCGCGCTGCTGACGACGCTGGGGACGGCGGTGACGGTGGTGCTGGCGGCCCTCGTCGCCATCGTGACGCCGGCGATCGCGAACCGGCTGGGCGAGCCGTTCACCGGCATCGTGCTGTGGCTGCGCATGCCGGTGGCAGGCCTGCTGATGATGATGCTGCTGGCGGTGCTGTACTACGTGCTGCCGGACGTGAAGCAGAAGTTCAAGTTCATCACGCCGGGCTCGGTGGTGAGCGTGCTCATCTGGGTGATCGCCTCGTGGGGCTTCTCGAAGTACGTGGCGAACTTCGGCTCGTATGACGTGAACTACGGCGCCATCGGCGGTGTCATCGTGATGCTGCTGTGGATGCAGATCTCCTGCATGGTCGTGCTGCTGGGTGCGGAGATCAACGGCATCCTCGAGCACAAGTCGCCGGACGGGAAGGCTCCGGGTTCGCGTGATCCGGACGCGCCGGGACCGAACGTGACGAAGACGGAGGCGGAAGAGAAGGGCGCGAACCTCCCCGGTTCCACGGACTTCCGTCCGGTTCCGCCCCAGCCGCGGTACGAGAACCGCCCGGTGCCGCTGAGCAAGACGCCGCTGGCCGCCGCGGCGAAGTGGGCCGCGGGCGTGGGCCTGGGCGTGTTCCTGATGCGCCGCAAGTCCACGGCGCGGTAG
- a CDS encoding winged helix-turn-helix transcriptional regulator has translation MPQTGRSGCPINLTLEQLGDRWSLIVIRDVMFGNRRSYGDLLSQSEEGIASNILADRLKRLTASGLLSRRPDPNHQQKGIYSLTEASIQLVPLLAHMGAWGRRHTQVSEELSVRAELLEKGGPSLWNAFMEELRHLHLDAPRPSRSVFRELQAAYEKAVARNARDGRT, from the coding sequence ATGCCGCAGACAGGGCGCTCCGGCTGCCCCATCAACCTGACGCTCGAACAGCTTGGCGACCGCTGGAGCCTGATCGTCATCCGCGACGTCATGTTCGGGAACCGGCGCAGCTACGGCGACCTGCTCTCGCAGAGCGAGGAAGGCATCGCCTCCAACATCCTCGCGGACCGGCTGAAGCGCCTGACCGCGTCCGGCCTGCTGTCGCGACGCCCGGATCCGAACCACCAGCAGAAAGGCATCTACAGCCTCACGGAGGCGTCCATCCAACTGGTGCCCCTGCTCGCGCACATGGGTGCCTGGGGCCGCCGGCACACGCAGGTGAGCGAAGAGCTGTCGGTGCGCGCGGAGCTGCTGGAAAAGGGCGGCCCGTCCCTCTGGAACGCATTCATGGAAGAGCTGCGCCACCTGCACCTGGACGCGCCGCGCCCTTCCCGCTCGGTGTTCCGCGAGCTTCAGGCCGCCTACGAGAAGGCCGTCGCTCGCAACGCTCGGGACGGACGGACCTGA